One Candidatus Atelocyanobacterium thalassa isolate ALOHA genomic window, TTAAATAGAAATACACAGATACTCATGATGTTAGACCAATTCCGTAATTACTATCCTCAAGGAAGTTTAATTAGTGAGCTAATAACTATTGATCATGGAAAATATATTGTTAGAGCATTAGTACAAATTAATGGTGTCGTTTTAGGGACAGGCTTGGCTGCAGATAATATAATAGAAATAGCTGAAGATCGTGCTATAAATAGAGCTTTGAAAAGTATAGTAGAAGCTAGATCTTCTACTAAGCTGAATTCTACTAATTTAGACTCGAGACTTAGCAATACTGCTTCAATTTCTTCAGAAAAACTAATAACACCTTTAAACACAGATACAGAAAGAAGTAAACAGGATAATAAAGACTATCTTTCATTAGACTCTAAAGCTTTAGATATAGTAGAAGAAGATAATCAAGAATTTACTAGTTTTGAAGAGCCTGACGATAAGATAAATGAATTAGAACAAGATGAAAACTTTTCTCTTGTTTCCAGTGACAATAATACTCCTCTTGATTCTAAAGCAGATAATGAATCTCTCGATTTTTCGGAAATTATTGCTCGTTCGAATATAGAATTAAAACGAGTAAAATGGACAACAGAACAAGGTAGAGATTATTTGATCAAAACTTACGGCAAAAGATCCCGCCAAGTGCTTTCTGACAAGGAACTTTTAGATTTTCTTCATTATTTAGAAAACCTTCCAACGCCCATACAGTAGAATTAGCTTGTTTTTTTATTAGATAGAGGTGGATGATTCAACACCCCTATCTAATAAGTATTTAAGTTTAAGAAGTTGGAGAGTTAGTTGTTGAGGAATCACGACTAATAACTTGATCAATTAATCCGTAATTTTTAGCCTCTTCTGCAGACATAAAAAAGTCTCGTTCTGTGTCTTCAGCAATTTTGCTTAAGGGTTGTCCTGTATGGTCGGCAAGATGATTATTCAAAAGACTTTTAAGGTAAAGGATCTCTTTAGCTTGTATCTCAATATCTGTAGCTTGTCCTTGGGCACCACCTAAAGGTTGATGAATCATAATACGGGAGTTAGGTAAACTCATTCTTTTACCTTTAGCTCCTGCACTAAGGAGGAACGCTCCCATACTTGCTGCCAAACCTGTACAAACAGTACATACATCGGGTTGAATTTTATTCATTGTATCAAAAATCCCTAGTCC contains:
- the clpP gene encoding ATP-dependent Clp endopeptidase proteolytic subunit ClpP: MIPTVIETSGRGERAFDIYSRLLRERIVFLGQEVRDENSNLIVAQLLFLEAEDPERDIYLYINSPGGSVSSGLGIFDTMNKIQPDVCTVCTGLAASMGAFLLSAGAKGKRMSLPNSRIMIHQPLGGAQGQATDIEIQAKEILYLKSLLNNHLADHTGQPLSKIAEDTERDFFMSAEEAKNYGLIDQVISRDSSTTNSPTS